In Cicer arietinum cultivar CDC Frontier isolate Library 1 chromosome 1, Cicar.CDCFrontier_v2.0, whole genome shotgun sequence, one DNA window encodes the following:
- the LOC101505062 gene encoding uncharacterized protein isoform X1, producing the protein MAFLLPNLQPYLLAQSKSKDKTFHQTLSPPKSTSHFLSSSHLSSLQTPTTSQVNTPPSVQDKQLSKDEFYVNLGLAVRTLREDTPMIFIKDLNYDIYRDDITFLDPLNTFTGIEKYKLIFWALRFHGKLLFHEISLDVYRVWQPSKNVILIRWNLKGVPRVPWEAKGEFQGTSRYKLDKNGKIYEHKVDNLAFNFPKYIKPISVLDLVTSCPVSPNPTFLWGPMDVYSSSWIILYKAVRDTLDQEGSLLPQDGLPICS; encoded by the exons ATGGCTTTTCTTCTACCAAACCTCCAACCTTATCTCCTAGCTCAATCTAAATCCAAAGATAAAACTTTTCACCAAACACTTTCACCACCAAAATCCACTTCTCATTTTCTTTCATCTTCTCACTTATCCTCCCTTCAAACTCCAACTACTTCACAAGTTAACACACCACCAAGTGTTCAAGATAAACAGCTGTCAAAGGATGAATTCTATGTCAACCTTGGTCTTGCTGTTAGAACCCTCCGTGAGGATACGCCTATGATCTTCATCAAAGACCTCAATTATGATATTTATAG GGATGATATAACATTTTTGGACCCCTTAAATACATTTACTGGGATTGAAAAGTACAAATTGATCTTCTGGGCATTAAGATTTCATGGAAAACTATTGTTTCATGAGATATCACTTGATGTATACAGAGTTTGGCAACCTTCAAAGAATGTGATATTGATTAGGTGGAACCTTAAGGGTGTGCCACGTGTACCTTGGGAAGCTAAAGGAGAATTTCAAGGTACTTCAAGAtataaattggacaaaaatggaaaaattTATGAACATAAAGTTGATAACTTGGCTTTCAATTTTCCAAAGTATATCAAACCAATTTCAGTTTTGGATTTAGTTACATCTTGCCCTGTAAGTCCAAACCCTACATTTTTGTGGGGTCCTATGGATGTCTACTCTTCTTCATGGATAATCTTATACAAGGCAGTTAGGGATACATTGGATCAAGAAGGGAGTTTGCTACCACAAGATGGTCTACCTATATGTTCATAA
- the LOC101505062 gene encoding uncharacterized protein isoform X2, giving the protein MAFLLPNLQPYLLAQSKSKDKTFHQTLSPPKSTSHFLSSSHLSSLQTPTTSQVNTPPSVQDKQLSKDEFYVNLGLAVRTLREDTPMIFIKDLNYDIYRVWQPSKNVILIRWNLKGVPRVPWEAKGEFQGTSRYKLDKNGKIYEHKVDNLAFNFPKYIKPISVLDLVTSCPVSPNPTFLWGPMDVYSSSWIILYKAVRDTLDQEGSLLPQDGLPICS; this is encoded by the exons ATGGCTTTTCTTCTACCAAACCTCCAACCTTATCTCCTAGCTCAATCTAAATCCAAAGATAAAACTTTTCACCAAACACTTTCACCACCAAAATCCACTTCTCATTTTCTTTCATCTTCTCACTTATCCTCCCTTCAAACTCCAACTACTTCACAAGTTAACACACCACCAAGTGTTCAAGATAAACAGCTGTCAAAGGATGAATTCTATGTCAACCTTGGTCTTGCTGTTAGAACCCTCCGTGAGGATACGCCTATGATCTTCATCAAAGACCTCAATTATGATATTTATAG AGTTTGGCAACCTTCAAAGAATGTGATATTGATTAGGTGGAACCTTAAGGGTGTGCCACGTGTACCTTGGGAAGCTAAAGGAGAATTTCAAGGTACTTCAAGAtataaattggacaaaaatggaaaaattTATGAACATAAAGTTGATAACTTGGCTTTCAATTTTCCAAAGTATATCAAACCAATTTCAGTTTTGGATTTAGTTACATCTTGCCCTGTAAGTCCAAACCCTACATTTTTGTGGGGTCCTATGGATGTCTACTCTTCTTCATGGATAATCTTATACAAGGCAGTTAGGGATACATTGGATCAAGAAGGGAGTTTGCTACCACAAGATGGTCTACCTATATGTTCATAA